A single region of the Arthrobacter sp. V1I7 genome encodes:
- a CDS encoding GntR family transcriptional regulator, translating to MASSDAARMAGDIDRQNGTPIYVQLREIIRSHIVKACPPGSALPSERDLAVRFGLARMTVRQAIDALVGEEVIERVVGLGTFVRKPKLDLQVKLTSYSEEMQRRGMVPAAKVLSFEQIGASAFLARELQLEEGTPLVRFRRLLLADNEPMSVDENFIPAHRVPGLLDGEPPTSLYNVLSERFGLVMEWGEDMIEATAASPSTARLLNVEVGSPLLKIQRHAFVARAMVDYSVSYYRADRYKLWVPLQRPGVRPTRNYASGYRQ from the coding sequence ATGGCGTCCTCTGATGCGGCGCGGATGGCCGGCGATATCGACCGGCAGAACGGCACACCCATCTATGTCCAGCTGAGGGAGATCATCAGGTCGCACATCGTGAAGGCCTGCCCGCCGGGTTCGGCGCTGCCATCCGAGCGGGACCTCGCCGTCCGGTTCGGACTGGCCCGGATGACGGTACGCCAGGCCATCGATGCCCTCGTGGGCGAGGAGGTCATTGAGCGTGTCGTGGGCCTGGGAACGTTCGTCCGCAAACCGAAGTTGGACCTGCAGGTGAAGCTGACTTCCTACAGCGAGGAGATGCAGAGGCGCGGCATGGTGCCGGCGGCCAAGGTCCTCAGCTTTGAACAGATCGGGGCCAGTGCGTTCCTGGCCCGCGAGCTGCAGCTGGAGGAGGGGACCCCGCTGGTGCGGTTCCGCCGGCTGCTGCTGGCCGACAACGAGCCCATGAGCGTCGACGAAAACTTCATCCCGGCGCACCGGGTTCCCGGACTGCTCGACGGCGAGCCTCCGACGTCGCTCTACAACGTCCTGAGCGAGCGGTTCGGCCTTGTGATGGAGTGGGGCGAGGACATGATCGAGGCCACCGCGGCTTCGCCGTCGACGGCCAGACTGCTCAACGTTGAAGTGGGTTCGCCGTTGCTGAAGATCCAGCGCCACGCCTTTGTGGCCCGGGCCATGGTGGACTACTCGGTGTCATACTACCGGGCCGACCGCTACAAGCTGTGGGTGCCGCTGCAACGGCCCGGGGTCCGGCCGACGCGGAATTACGCCTCGGGGTACCGGCAGTAG